The sequence below is a genomic window from Dehalococcoidales bacterium.
GCTGTATGATCTTATAGAAAGGAGTATTATCATGATGTTAAAAGGAGGCTACTGGGGTAAAATCCTATTCGTAGATTTGTCTCGTGGTGAAACAAGCACTGGTGTGTTTGATAATAGCTTCGCTAGAAAATACCTGGGAGGAGTCGGCCTAGCGTCTAGGATAATCTACGGAAAGGTAACCAAGAACACCAATCCGCTCGGACCGGGTAACGTGCTTGTGTTTGCCGTTGGGCCGTATCAAGCAGCGAATGTTGCTGGGTCTGGAAAGTGCAGTGCTTCAGCTAAGTCGCCACTAACGGGGT
It includes:
- a CDS encoding aldehyde ferredoxin oxidoreductase N-terminal domain-containing protein produces the protein MMLKGGYWGKILFVDLSRGETSTGVFDNSFARKYLGGVGLASRIIYGKVTKNTNPLGPGNVLVFAVGPYQAANVAGSGKCSASAKSPLTG